The following are encoded together in the Parabacteroides chongii genome:
- a CDS encoding HNH endonuclease — MIRIRKSNIVPNSLQKDGCMRYNQEDVKKQLLEDQHDKCYICERRLVTDFQIEHFKSQGNYPHLKAEWTNLLLSCNYCNNKKSNKYDDLLNPLENPIEEFIIHTNDFPHKKVLFLSNRNDIETNKTIKLLSLIFNGAGISRKRMEENFYEYYLSRLNSFKKLIDKFLSNPSDDYRTAIIERLQINREFLGFKYRIIKTNPILNREFGEYIKWNNTNKQNNNL, encoded by the coding sequence ATGATAAGAATCAGGAAAAGCAATATTGTCCCCAATTCCTTACAGAAAGATGGTTGTATGCGATATAACCAAGAAGATGTAAAAAAACAACTTTTAGAAGATCAGCATGATAAGTGTTATATATGTGAACGCAGATTAGTTACTGATTTTCAAATAGAACACTTTAAATCACAAGGAAACTATCCACATCTAAAAGCCGAATGGACAAATTTGTTATTAAGCTGCAACTACTGCAATAATAAAAAATCTAATAAATATGATGATCTACTCAATCCTTTGGAGAACCCAATAGAGGAGTTTATTATACATACCAACGATTTCCCTCATAAAAAAGTCCTATTCCTGTCTAACCGTAATGATATAGAAACTAATAAGACAATAAAACTATTATCACTCATATTCAATGGGGCAGGCATTAGCCGCAAAAGAATGGAAGAGAATTTCTACGAATACTATTTATCACGGCTCAATTCATTTAAAAAGCTGATAGATAAATTCCTTTCAAATCCTTCAGATGATTATCGGACAGCCATCATCGAACGTCTCCAAATAAACAGAGAATTCCTGGGATTTAAATATAGAATTATAAAAACAAACCCTATATTAAACCGTGAATTTGGGGAGTATATTAAATGGAATAATACTAATAAACAAAATAACAATCTATGA
- a CDS encoding AAA family ATPase has product MDYFLTNIKVNKVFHLENFNIPIDEKEKKHLIITGKNGSGKTILLNAILDYLEALNSNDILHIDAWKKEKISLEHQISDTINKPENRNTSMLKSALNTTNRVLDKYTKAELTFNNIYNIKSAYDNHELVITFYEAERISEMIEPLSPVKPDLRPINNIKEKKVSEFLKFLVDYKIQEALARNEQQIEDADKINQWFIEFEKLLQSIFEDKSLKLIFNYKDYSFKIQTVGKEFKFTELSAGYSAVIDIVTDLILKMQTPDILTRTYEKQGIVLIDEIETHLHLGLQRIILPLLTHIFPNIQFIVTTHSPFILNSLPNAVAFDLERKESIGDLTDYSYEALAEGYFGVRSDSSYLQIKLDTLKSLVQKTELTISDKIELEELVNEFEQISDVVAPAIKSEYYDIKRNLSK; this is encoded by the coding sequence ATGGATTATTTCCTGACAAACATCAAAGTCAATAAAGTCTTTCATTTAGAAAACTTCAATATCCCTATTGATGAGAAAGAAAAAAAACATCTTATTATTACCGGGAAAAATGGTAGTGGAAAAACGATTCTATTAAATGCTATATTAGATTATTTAGAAGCTCTGAATTCTAACGATATTTTACATATTGACGCGTGGAAAAAAGAAAAAATAAGCCTTGAGCATCAAATATCAGATACAATCAATAAACCAGAAAATCGAAATACTTCGATGCTCAAATCTGCTTTAAACACAACTAACAGAGTTCTTGATAAGTATACAAAAGCAGAACTGACATTCAATAACATTTATAATATAAAATCAGCTTATGATAATCACGAGTTAGTTATAACATTCTACGAAGCTGAACGTATAAGTGAAATGATAGAGCCACTAAGTCCAGTTAAACCAGATTTACGCCCAATAAATAACATTAAAGAAAAAAAGGTAAGTGAATTCCTCAAATTTCTTGTTGATTACAAAATCCAGGAAGCTTTAGCCCGCAACGAACAACAAATAGAAGATGCAGATAAGATAAATCAATGGTTTATTGAGTTCGAGAAACTATTACAAAGTATATTTGAAGATAAATCATTAAAGCTTATATTCAATTATAAAGATTACAGTTTTAAAATTCAAACAGTAGGGAAAGAGTTTAAATTCACGGAACTATCTGCCGGTTATTCTGCTGTTATCGATATAGTAACTGATTTAATCCTAAAAATGCAAACGCCTGACATATTAACACGTACATATGAAAAGCAGGGCATTGTATTAATTGATGAGATAGAAACACACCTTCATTTAGGGTTACAACGGATTATATTGCCATTACTGACACATATATTCCCTAATATTCAATTTATCGTAACCACTCATTCTCCATTTATTCTAAACTCTTTACCTAATGCCGTTGCATTCGATCTGGAGCGAAAGGAATCAATCGGTGATCTGACAGATTATTCATATGAAGCATTGGCAGAAGGATATTTTGGTGTCCGCTCAGACTCCAGTTACCTGCAAATCAAACTGGATACTCTGAAATCATTAGTGCAAAAGACAGAACTTACTATTTCTGATAAAATAGAACTGGAAGAACTGGTAAACGAATTTGAACAAATCTCAGATGTAGTTGCACCCGCCATCAAAAGCGAGTACTATGATATAAAACGTAATTTATCTAAATAG